One segment of Yersinia kristensenii DNA contains the following:
- the ispE gene encoding 4-(cytidine 5'-diphospho)-2-C-methyl-D-erythritol kinase, whose protein sequence is MTHTKQHIWPSPAKLNLFLYITGRRADGYHQLQTLFQFLDYGDELTIVLRDDEQIRLLTPIHGVENEQNLIIRAARLLQQHPGATTVPRGADISIDKRLPMGGGLGGGSSNAATALVALNTLWQCGLSDKELAALGLKLGADVPVFVHGHAAFAEGIGEKLSPAEPVEKWYLVVHPGVSIPTPIIFSDPELKRNTPIRPLAALLSAPYANDCEPIARKRFREVEQALSWLLEYAPSRLTGTGACVFAEFDTESSARQVLSIAPEWLHGFVARGVNVSPLHRARSGKFESGEYRYTR, encoded by the coding sequence ATGACTCACACCAAGCAACATATTTGGCCTTCGCCCGCAAAATTGAATTTGTTTCTTTATATCACCGGGCGACGTGCTGATGGTTATCATCAATTACAAACGTTGTTCCAGTTTCTCGATTATGGCGACGAACTGACGATTGTGCTGCGGGACGATGAACAAATTCGGTTATTAACCCCGATTCACGGTGTGGAAAACGAGCAAAATCTGATAATCCGCGCGGCGCGGTTACTGCAACAACACCCCGGTGCGACAACAGTACCTCGGGGGGCGGATATTAGCATCGATAAACGTTTGCCAATGGGTGGCGGGTTGGGTGGCGGTTCATCCAATGCCGCGACGGCGTTAGTTGCACTCAATACTCTGTGGCAATGTGGTCTATCTGATAAAGAATTAGCCGCTCTTGGCCTCAAGTTAGGCGCTGATGTGCCCGTTTTTGTTCACGGTCATGCAGCCTTTGCCGAGGGAATTGGTGAAAAGTTGTCCCCCGCCGAACCTGTAGAGAAGTGGTATTTGGTCGTTCACCCCGGTGTAAGCATCCCAACGCCTATTATTTTTTCCGATCCTGAATTAAAAAGAAATACGCCAATTCGCCCACTGGCGGCGCTTCTAAGCGCTCCGTACGCAAATGATTGCGAACCAATCGCAAGAAAACGTTTTCGCGAGGTTGAACAGGCTCTTTCATGGCTGTTAGAATATGCTCCGTCACGCCTTACCGGAACCGGAGCTTGTGTCTTTGCAGAATTTGACACGGAGTCATCGGCCCGGCAGGTGTTAAGTATTGCCCCGGAGTGGTTGCACGGTTTTGTCGCCCGTGGCGTGAATGTTTCGCCATTGCATCGCGCACGCTCTGGGAAATTTGAAAGCGGTGAGTACAGATATACCCGATAG
- the lolB gene encoding lipoprotein insertase outer membrane protein LolB, with protein MPQRKISFYRLLPLATLLLAACSTTPPSGPATSPTSPQWRQHEQQLQQLSQFQTRGAFAYLSEKQKVYARFFWQQTAPERYRLLLTNPLGSTELELLVQPGVTQLTDNQGKRYVSNDPQEMIQKLTGMSIPLASLRQWILGLPGDTTDFILDDKYRLKQLTYQQNGVTWVVNYQEYNTQVTPALPSRMELSQGDQRIKLKMDNWTAK; from the coding sequence ATGCCTCAGCGTAAAATCAGTTTTTATCGCCTGCTTCCATTAGCTACTCTGCTGTTGGCAGCCTGTAGCACCACGCCGCCATCGGGCCCAGCGACCAGCCCGACATCGCCACAATGGCGTCAGCATGAACAACAATTACAGCAATTGAGCCAATTTCAAACCCGGGGTGCTTTTGCTTATCTTTCAGAAAAACAAAAAGTTTATGCCCGCTTCTTCTGGCAACAAACCGCCCCTGAGCGCTATCGCCTGTTGCTGACCAACCCATTGGGTAGCACTGAATTGGAATTACTGGTGCAGCCGGGAGTAACTCAATTGACTGACAATCAGGGCAAGCGCTATGTCAGTAATGACCCGCAAGAAATGATTCAAAAATTGACTGGAATGTCTATTCCACTGGCAAGTTTACGCCAATGGATTCTGGGGCTACCGGGCGATACTACCGATTTCATCCTCGACGACAAATACCGCCTGAAACAACTGACTTATCAACAGAATGGCGTAACTTGGGTGGTTAATTATCAAGAGTACAATACTCAAGTCACACCCGCATTGCCGAGCCGTATGGAATTGAGTCAGGGCGACCAGCGCATCAAACTGAAGATGGATAACTGGACGGCCAAATAG
- the hemA gene encoding glutamyl-tRNA reductase produces MTLLALGINHKTAPVSLRERVTFSPESIDQALASLLQQPLVQGGVVLSTCNRTELYLSVEQQENLHEQLITWLCNYHKLSPDEVKKSLYWHHGNDAVSHLMRVASGLDSLVLGEPQILGQVKKAFAESQREQSLSGELERLFQKTFSVAKRVRTETEIGASAVSVAFAACTLARQIFESLSELNVLLVGAGETIELVARHLREHQVKHMIIANRTRERAQALATEVGAEVITLPEIDARLADADIIISSTASPLPIIGKGMVERALKSRRNQPMLFVDIAVPRDIEPEVGKLSNAYLYSVDDLQAIIQHNMAQRQAAAVQAESIVQQESMNFMTWLRAQGAVETIRDYRSQAEQVRSEMTAKALAAIEQGANVEQVVNELAHKLTNRLIHAPTKSLQQAASDGDMERLQLLRDSLGLDQH; encoded by the coding sequence ATGACTCTGCTTGCATTAGGCATTAACCACAAAACCGCACCTGTATCGTTACGTGAACGAGTGACATTTTCACCGGAATCGATCGATCAGGCACTCGCTAGCTTGCTCCAACAACCGTTGGTGCAGGGCGGTGTCGTGTTGTCTACGTGTAACCGAACTGAGTTATACCTTAGCGTAGAACAGCAAGAAAACCTGCATGAACAACTGATCACCTGGCTGTGTAACTATCATAAACTCAGCCCGGATGAAGTGAAAAAGAGCCTGTATTGGCATCATGGCAATGACGCAGTGAGCCATCTGATGCGCGTTGCCAGTGGGCTGGACTCCTTGGTATTGGGCGAGCCACAAATTCTGGGGCAGGTAAAAAAAGCCTTTGCGGAATCTCAGCGCGAGCAATCGCTCTCTGGGGAATTGGAGCGGTTATTCCAAAAAACATTTTCTGTGGCGAAACGGGTACGCACCGAAACTGAAATTGGTGCCAGCGCTGTTTCAGTGGCGTTTGCGGCCTGTACATTGGCGCGGCAAATTTTTGAGTCACTCTCTGAACTGAATGTGTTGCTGGTGGGTGCCGGTGAAACCATTGAGTTGGTCGCTCGCCATCTGCGAGAGCACCAAGTCAAGCATATGATTATCGCGAACCGTACCCGTGAGCGCGCTCAAGCGCTGGCGACCGAGGTTGGGGCTGAGGTGATTACTTTGCCAGAAATTGATGCCCGTCTGGCCGACGCTGACATTATTATCAGTTCCACCGCCAGCCCATTGCCTATTATTGGTAAAGGAATGGTGGAGCGGGCACTGAAAAGCCGCCGCAATCAGCCGATGCTGTTTGTCGATATCGCGGTGCCGCGTGATATTGAGCCGGAAGTGGGTAAACTGTCGAATGCCTATTTATACAGTGTTGATGATTTACAGGCGATTATTCAGCACAATATGGCGCAACGTCAGGCTGCCGCTGTTCAGGCCGAATCGATAGTACAGCAAGAAAGCATGAATTTCATGACCTGGCTACGCGCTCAAGGGGCGGTTGAAACTATTCGTGATTACCGCTCACAAGCTGAACAGGTCCGCAGTGAGATGACGGCAAAAGCATTAGCCGCCATTGAACAGGGTGCTAATGTTGAACAGGTGGTCAATGAACTGGCCCACAAGCTAACTAACCGCCTGATTCATGCCCCCACCAAATCCCTCCAGCAAGCTGCCAGTGATGGCGATATGGAGCGGTTACAATTATTACGCGACAGCCTTGGGCTGGATCAGCACTAG
- the prfA gene encoding peptide chain release factor 1, producing MKSSIVAKLEALQERHEEVLAHLGDANVIADQDRFRALSREYAQLTDVTRCFKEWRSVQDDIEAAEMMLEDPEMREMAQDELKEAKARSEELEQQLQVLLLPKDPDDERDCFLEIRAGTGGDEAAIFAGDMFRMYSRYAEARRWKVEIMSASEGEHGGYKEVIAKVSGDGVFGQLKFESGGHRVQRVPETESQGRIHTSACTVAVMPAIPEAEMPEINAGDLRIDTFRSSGAGGQHVNTTDSAIRITHIPTGIVVECQDERSQHKNKAKAMSVLGARIRAAEMQKRQLAEASERRNLLGSGDRSDRNRTYNFPQGRVTDHRINLTLYRLDEVMEGKLDMLIQPIVQEYQADQLSALSEQD from the coding sequence ATGAAGTCTTCTATTGTTGCTAAATTGGAAGCGTTACAAGAGCGCCACGAAGAAGTGTTAGCGCACCTTGGCGATGCCAATGTTATTGCCGACCAAGACCGTTTCCGCGCGTTATCACGTGAATATGCGCAATTGACGGATGTCACTCGCTGTTTTAAAGAATGGCGCAGTGTGCAAGATGATATCGAAGCGGCAGAAATGATGCTCGAAGATCCCGAAATGCGCGAAATGGCGCAGGACGAACTGAAAGAAGCTAAAGCTCGCAGTGAAGAGCTGGAACAGCAACTACAAGTTCTGTTGCTGCCCAAAGACCCAGATGATGAGCGCGATTGCTTCCTGGAAATCCGTGCTGGAACCGGGGGTGATGAAGCGGCTATTTTTGCCGGTGACATGTTCCGCATGTATAGCCGCTACGCCGAAGCTCGCCGCTGGAAAGTAGAGATCATGAGCGCCAGTGAAGGTGAGCATGGCGGTTATAAAGAAGTGATTGCCAAGGTGTCCGGTGACGGTGTCTTTGGCCAATTAAAATTTGAATCGGGCGGCCACCGTGTTCAGCGCGTGCCAGAAACCGAATCGCAGGGTCGCATCCATACCTCCGCTTGTACGGTGGCGGTGATGCCGGCAATCCCAGAGGCTGAAATGCCAGAAATTAACGCCGGTGACTTGCGTATTGATACTTTCCGTTCTTCAGGTGCGGGTGGTCAGCACGTTAACACCACCGATTCGGCTATTAGGATCACCCATATTCCAACCGGAATTGTGGTGGAATGCCAGGACGAGCGCTCGCAGCATAAGAACAAAGCCAAGGCGATGTCAGTGTTGGGCGCCCGTATTCGCGCCGCAGAAATGCAAAAACGCCAACTGGCCGAGGCCTCCGAGCGCCGTAACTTGTTAGGGTCTGGCGATCGTTCTGACCGTAATCGGACTTATAACTTCCCGCAAGGGCGCGTGACTGACCATCGTATCAACCTGACACTCTATCGTCTGGATGAAGTCATGGAAGGTAAATTGGATATGCTGATCCAGCCGATTGTGCAGGAATATCAAGCGGATCAGCTCTCTGCGTTGTCCGAGCAAGACTAA
- the prmC gene encoding peptide chain release factor N(5)-glutamine methyltransferase, whose product MDYQHWLSLTAARFSQSDSPKRDAEILLSFVTGRARTYLLAFGETALTAEQLAVLEPLAARREQGEPIAYLVGEREFWSLPLSVSSATLIPRPDTECLVEQALAHLPTTPCHILDLGTGTGAIALALASERPDCSVVGVDIKADAVALSRHNAEKLAINNVHFLQSCWFESVSGRFTLIVSNPPYIDVNDPHLNEGDVRYEPHSALVASEKGMADLAEIIRQSPAYLEAGGWLMLEHGWQQANTVQKHLKEVGFSAVMTHKDYGNNDRVTLGQWGS is encoded by the coding sequence ATGGATTATCAGCACTGGCTGTCGTTAACGGCAGCCCGTTTTAGCCAAAGTGATAGTCCGAAGCGCGATGCCGAGATTCTGCTGAGTTTTGTCACCGGGCGGGCGCGAACTTATTTACTGGCTTTCGGTGAAACAGCCCTTACCGCCGAGCAGTTGGCGGTGTTGGAACCCTTGGCGGCCCGTCGTGAACAGGGGGAGCCGATTGCCTATTTAGTCGGGGAGCGCGAGTTTTGGTCCCTGCCATTGAGTGTTTCCTCTGCCACATTAATTCCTCGCCCCGACACTGAATGCTTGGTCGAGCAAGCTTTGGCGCATTTACCGACCACGCCTTGCCACATTCTGGATTTAGGAACGGGCACCGGCGCTATTGCTTTGGCATTAGCCAGTGAACGCCCTGATTGCTCGGTGGTGGGTGTTGATATCAAAGCGGATGCCGTGGCGTTGTCGCGCCATAATGCCGAGAAACTCGCGATAAATAATGTGCATTTCTTGCAAAGTTGCTGGTTTGAGTCAGTGAGCGGGCGGTTTACCCTTATTGTTAGCAACCCCCCCTATATTGATGTCAATGACCCTCACCTTAATGAGGGCGATGTGCGCTATGAACCCCATAGTGCACTAGTGGCTTCGGAAAAAGGTATGGCTGATTTGGCTGAGATTATTCGCCAGTCACCGGCTTATTTAGAGGCGGGGGGCTGGTTAATGCTGGAACACGGCTGGCAGCAAGCCAATACAGTACAGAAACACCTTAAAGAAGTGGGATTTAGTGCTGTAATGACACATAAAGATTATGGTAATAATGATCGTGTGACGCTGGGGCAGTGGGGCTCTTAA
- a CDS encoding SirB2 family protein, with product MWVDYIAMKYLHLLTVVISIMLFVLRFFWKCRGSAMMEKRWVKITPHINDTLLFVSGIVLIFITGFYPFSPQGTWLTEKLFGVIIYILLGYVALGKRTRSQNRRWVAFILALGCLYLIIKLATTKLPLLMGYL from the coding sequence ATGTGGGTTGATTACATCGCCATGAAGTATTTGCATTTACTGACAGTGGTTATCAGTATTATGCTGTTTGTGTTACGTTTCTTCTGGAAATGTCGCGGTTCAGCTATGATGGAAAAACGCTGGGTAAAAATAACACCGCATATCAATGATACGCTATTGTTTGTCAGCGGTATTGTATTGATATTTATCACTGGATTTTATCCTTTTAGTCCGCAAGGAACATGGCTGACTGAAAAGCTATTTGGCGTTATTATCTATATCCTGCTTGGCTATGTCGCATTAGGTAAGCGAACCCGCAGCCAGAACCGCCGCTGGGTTGCCTTTATACTTGCATTGGGTTGCCTGTATTTGATTATAAAGCTGGCAACAACTAAGTTACCGCTGCTGATGGGATATCTATGA
- the sirB1 gene encoding invasion regulator SirB1: MSRIADFEFNNASLCDGVLLVTQEIRQNFPLADVRKQLQQLVDDARAAMPAGLNQDQQLEVLIDLFYRKWKFGGAGGVYRLSDAIWLDKVLDKRQGTPVSLGVIFLHIAHQLELPLMPVIFPTQLILRADWLDEEMWLINPLNGETLNEHVLEVWIKGNLGLSAELEDEDLDEAENTLIVRKMLDTLKAALMEEKQMELALRASEAVLAFDPDDPYEIRDRGLIYAQLDCNHIAISDLSYFVEQCPEDPIAEMIKMQIHSIEQQRVTLH, from the coding sequence ATGAGTCGCATTGCTGATTTCGAATTTAACAACGCGTCCCTGTGTGATGGGGTGTTACTGGTTACCCAGGAGATTCGACAGAATTTTCCACTGGCTGATGTACGCAAGCAACTACAACAGCTCGTTGATGATGCCAGGGCCGCAATGCCCGCCGGTCTCAATCAGGATCAGCAATTAGAAGTGCTTATCGATCTGTTTTATCGTAAATGGAAATTTGGTGGTGCGGGCGGTGTCTACCGCCTGTCAGATGCCATCTGGCTCGATAAAGTGCTGGATAAGCGGCAGGGGACTCCGGTGTCGCTAGGCGTTATTTTCTTGCATATTGCGCATCAATTGGAGTTGCCATTGATGCCGGTTATTTTCCCAACTCAATTAATTCTGCGTGCGGATTGGCTAGATGAAGAAATGTGGCTGATTAACCCGCTGAATGGTGAAACATTGAACGAGCATGTGCTGGAAGTGTGGATCAAAGGCAATTTGGGGTTGAGTGCCGAATTGGAAGATGAAGATCTGGATGAAGCGGAAAACACCCTGATTGTACGCAAAATGCTCGATACGCTGAAAGCAGCATTAATGGAAGAGAAGCAGATGGAGCTGGCCTTGCGTGCCAGTGAAGCGGTGTTGGCTTTTGATCCCGATGACCCATATGAAATCCGTGATCGTGGCCTGATTTATGCCCAATTGGATTGCAATCACATTGCCATCTCTGATTTAAGCTATTTTGTCGAACAGTGCCCGGAAGACCCCATCGCTGAAATGATAAAAATGCAGATCCACTCCATTGAGCAGCAGCGAGTGACGTTGCACTGA
- the kdsA gene encoding 3-deoxy-8-phosphooctulonate synthase produces the protein MEQKVVSIGDIKVANDLPFVLFGGMNVLESRDLAMRICEHYVTVTQKLGIPYVFKASFDKANRSSIHSYRGPGLDEGMKIFQELKQTFGVKVITDVHEISQCQPVAEVVDVIQLPAFLARQTDLVEAMARTGAVINVKKPQFVSPGQMGNIVEKFKEAGNDQVILCDRGSNFGYDNLVVDMLGINVMVNATGGHPVIFDVTHALQCRDPFGSASGGRRAQVAELARAGMAVGLAGLFIEAHPEPNSAKCDGPSALPLDKLEPFLVQMKAIDDLVKSFPELDTSK, from the coding sequence ATGGAACAGAAAGTGGTTAGCATTGGCGATATCAAGGTAGCGAACGACCTACCTTTCGTGCTATTTGGCGGCATGAACGTGCTTGAGTCTCGTGATTTGGCGATGCGCATCTGCGAGCATTACGTGACCGTCACCCAAAAGCTGGGAATTCCTTACGTCTTTAAAGCCTCGTTCGACAAAGCCAACCGTTCTTCAATTCATTCTTACCGTGGCCCTGGTTTGGACGAAGGGATGAAAATTTTTCAGGAATTGAAACAGACATTTGGCGTAAAAGTGATCACCGATGTTCATGAAATAAGCCAGTGTCAGCCCGTTGCGGAAGTCGTTGATGTTATCCAATTACCCGCATTTCTGGCACGCCAAACTGATTTAGTCGAAGCTATGGCGCGTACCGGCGCGGTTATTAACGTGAAGAAACCTCAGTTTGTTAGCCCCGGCCAGATGGGCAATATCGTCGAGAAATTCAAAGAAGCCGGTAATGACCAGGTTATTCTTTGCGATCGCGGTAGCAACTTCGGTTATGACAATTTGGTTGTTGATATGTTGGGCATCAATGTGATGGTCAATGCTACTGGCGGTCATCCGGTTATTTTCGACGTGACCCATGCGTTGCAATGCCGTGACCCGTTTGGCTCAGCATCTGGCGGCCGCCGTGCGCAAGTGGCTGAATTGGCCCGTGCAGGTATGGCAGTAGGTTTGGCTGGGTTGTTTATTGAAGCACACCCTGAGCCAAACAGTGCTAAATGTGATGGCCCGTCAGCATTGCCATTAGACAAGTTGGAGCCGTTCCTGGTGCAGATGAAAGCTATCGACGATTTAGTGAAAAGCTTCCCAGAACTGGATACCAGCAAGTAA
- the dauA gene encoding C4-dicarboxylic acid transporter DauA, with protein MKTHGINGIRPFSAIIDACWRETYTLQRFIKDIIAGVTVGIIAIPLAMALAIASGVPPQYGLYTSAIAGIVIAVSGGSRYSVSGPTAAFVVILYPVSQQFGLAGLLLATLLSGVFLLCMGLGRLGRLIEYIPLSVTLGFTSGIGITIATMQVKDFFGLHLAEVPETYAGKVAALVQAMPTINFSDTLIAAVTLMVLILWPRLKLKLPGHLPALVAGTAVMGVLSLFDHQVATIGSRFGYLLADGTQGQGIPPILPQFVLPWHLPAANGQEFVLNWATLSALLPAAFSMAMLGAIESLLCAVVLDGMTGQKHHSNSELVGQGLGNMVAPFFGGITATAAIARSAANVRAGATSPVSAIIHALLVLLALLVLAPMLSYLPLAAMASLLLIVAWNMSEAHKVVNLLRRGPKDDIIVMLLCMSLTVLFDMVIAITVGIVLASLLFMRRIARMTRLSEIPTDVGDKTLVLRVNGPLFFAAAERIFSELLSRCENYHTIILQWDAVPVLDAGGLNAFLRFTEALDEDQQLIITDIPFQPLKTLARARVQAIEGKLSFYGSLPEALARLAAK; from the coding sequence ATGAAAACGCACGGAATTAACGGCATTAGGCCGTTCAGCGCGATAATTGACGCTTGCTGGCGAGAAACCTATACTCTTCAACGCTTTATAAAAGATATAATTGCCGGTGTTACGGTCGGTATTATTGCCATTCCACTGGCTATGGCACTGGCAATTGCCAGTGGTGTTCCCCCACAGTACGGCTTATATACTTCGGCTATCGCCGGGATTGTTATTGCAGTCAGTGGAGGCTCCCGTTATAGCGTGTCCGGCCCTACCGCAGCCTTTGTGGTTATTCTTTATCCCGTATCACAACAATTTGGTTTAGCCGGTTTATTACTGGCGACATTACTCTCCGGTGTATTTTTATTGTGTATGGGGCTGGGAAGGCTAGGACGTTTAATTGAATATATTCCGCTGTCAGTCACCCTCGGCTTCACCTCGGGAATTGGTATCACCATTGCCACGATGCAAGTGAAAGATTTCTTTGGCTTACATCTAGCGGAAGTGCCAGAAACTTATGCCGGTAAAGTGGCTGCGCTGGTGCAAGCAATGCCAACCATCAACTTCAGTGATACTTTAATTGCTGCCGTTACCTTGATGGTATTAATTCTTTGGCCGCGGTTAAAACTAAAGTTACCGGGTCACTTACCTGCGCTCGTAGCTGGCACGGCGGTAATGGGAGTATTGTCACTATTTGACCATCAGGTCGCCACTATTGGCTCACGTTTTGGCTATTTATTGGCTGACGGAACTCAAGGCCAGGGTATCCCGCCCATTTTGCCACAGTTTGTCTTGCCCTGGCACCTCCCTGCCGCCAATGGACAAGAGTTTGTCCTCAACTGGGCCACACTGTCAGCACTGCTACCCGCTGCCTTTTCAATGGCAATGCTCGGGGCAATCGAGTCGCTATTATGCGCGGTGGTTCTTGATGGGATGACCGGGCAAAAACATCATTCAAACAGTGAGTTAGTCGGTCAAGGTTTGGGTAATATGGTCGCGCCGTTCTTTGGGGGTATTACCGCCACAGCGGCGATTGCAAGGTCGGCAGCCAACGTCCGCGCTGGGGCCACCTCGCCGGTGTCGGCTATTATCCATGCCTTATTAGTGTTATTGGCCTTATTGGTTCTGGCACCGATGTTGTCTTATCTCCCCCTGGCAGCAATGGCTTCCTTGCTATTAATTGTGGCCTGGAACATGAGCGAGGCCCATAAAGTGGTCAACCTACTACGTCGAGGGCCAAAAGACGACATTATCGTGATGCTGCTGTGTATGAGCCTGACGGTGTTATTCGATATGGTGATAGCAATCACGGTGGGTATCGTGTTGGCCTCACTGCTGTTTATGCGCCGCATTGCACGCATGACGCGCCTAAGTGAGATACCTACAGATGTGGGTGACAAAACGCTAGTATTGCGGGTAAACGGGCCGCTGTTTTTCGCTGCCGCTGAACGGATATTTAGCGAGTTATTGAGCCGCTGCGAAAATTACCACACGATCATTTTGCAATGGGATGCAGTCCCGGTTCTGGATGCAGGGGGCTTGAATGCGTTTCTGCGCTTCACAGAGGCCTTAGACGAGGATCAGCAGCTCATCATCACGGATATCCCTTTCCAACCGCTAAAAACGCTGGCAAGAGCGCGCGTGCAAGCTATTGAAGGTAAGTTGAGTTTCTATGGCTCACTACCGGAAGCATTGGCAAGATTAGCCGCTAAATAA
- a CDS encoding GGDEF domain-containing protein — protein MSELDSLLMLYQDACVTYATLSICYFSLSKNSAFSYNGEVWKRILFGLVSGLVSLYLNQDKWIISGSFFYSFELIPIILVTFYGGWLSGLTALVINFTFTGWATLDNLLIAIVFIPLLFSKVWENKSNRIFYITIILIAVYRIFTATLLAPNTHTLTQVVVYQLCSALCLAICYHALNFKERHIYAYFAMKSRANIDKLTQLNNRASVEYRLATIHSTRQACGLLILDLDHFKLVNDTYGHDGGDILLTEVGRLLMSVTRDEDFVGRYGGEEFIIITHSHDPQTIKAVAERIRQCVENLEVQLADGRKIKATTSIGASLYLPGMSMLKALKMTDEALYQAKGQGRNRVVYSRLMPFSPLGDRIVKDRRRRSF, from the coding sequence ATGAGTGAATTAGATTCTTTGTTAATGTTATATCAAGATGCTTGTGTAACCTATGCCACACTCTCTATCTGTTATTTTTCCCTCAGTAAAAACAGTGCGTTTTCCTATAATGGAGAGGTTTGGAAACGTATTCTTTTTGGTCTGGTCTCGGGGCTGGTTTCACTTTACCTCAATCAAGATAAATGGATTATTTCTGGCTCTTTCTTCTACAGTTTCGAGTTGATCCCCATTATTTTGGTTACATTTTATGGCGGTTGGCTAAGCGGCTTAACTGCACTGGTGATAAATTTTACGTTTACCGGTTGGGCCACTTTAGACAACCTATTAATAGCAATCGTTTTTATTCCACTCTTGTTCTCCAAAGTATGGGAGAACAAGAGTAATCGTATTTTTTATATCACTATTATCTTAATCGCTGTTTATCGAATTTTTACTGCGACTTTATTGGCTCCCAATACACATACTTTGACACAGGTTGTGGTGTATCAATTGTGTTCTGCTCTTTGTTTAGCTATTTGTTATCACGCACTAAACTTTAAAGAACGACATATTTATGCTTACTTTGCGATGAAGAGTCGGGCTAATATCGACAAACTAACCCAGTTGAACAACCGGGCAAGTGTTGAATATCGGCTGGCGACCATTCATAGCACTCGGCAGGCATGTGGTTTATTGATTTTGGATCTCGACCATTTTAAATTGGTTAACGATACCTACGGCCATGATGGGGGAGACATTCTGTTAACTGAGGTTGGCAGGTTATTGATGTCAGTAACTAGAGATGAGGATTTTGTGGGGCGTTACGGTGGTGAAGAATTTATTATTATTACACATAGCCATGACCCACAAACTATTAAAGCAGTAGCCGAGCGAATTCGGCAGTGTGTTGAAAACTTAGAAGTACAATTAGCCGATGGACGAAAAATTAAGGCGACAACCTCAATAGGGGCGTCTCTGTATTTACCTGGAATGTCGATGTTAAAAGCATTGAAAATGACCGATGAAGCGTTGTATCAGGCCAAGGGGCAAGGTCGGAATCGGGTGGTTTATAGCCGATTAATGCCATTTTCTCCATTGGGTGATCGTATAGTGAAAGACCGGCGTCGACGCTCTTTTTAA
- a CDS encoding glycerophosphodiester phosphodiesterase family protein has protein sequence MKISFLLLSLLFYLQNSLASPLIVAHRGGTADYPENTRQAIEKAIENEANVIWLSIQLTKDEVPVLYRPSDLNTLTNGSGPVSSYTWQQLTLLDAAYHYKLQDQYIFRGRGVKIPSLQQVILSYPHTEFFLDIKSPDANPKVIAAILGKIIKETESSERVRFYSTQTEYLDALPKELNKFETRNLTRKILANAVMANDCKMPKNHSKQLSSHSDKYHAFELRRDVKVVEKFTLGRGTSRAQLVWSPQAMTCFKRNHSTKILLIGINSNEDYQIAEYLGADYVMVDSPAAARYWH, from the coding sequence ATGAAAATATCTTTTCTTTTATTATCACTTCTATTTTATCTGCAAAATTCATTGGCCTCCCCCTTGATAGTCGCTCATCGAGGGGGTACCGCTGATTACCCAGAAAATACTCGACAGGCCATTGAAAAGGCGATAGAAAATGAAGCCAACGTTATCTGGCTCAGTATTCAACTGACTAAAGATGAGGTTCCCGTATTATATCGCCCCAGTGATCTTAATACTCTGACTAACGGTAGTGGGCCAGTATCAAGCTATACTTGGCAACAGTTAACATTATTAGATGCTGCTTATCACTATAAACTCCAAGACCAGTATATCTTCCGTGGCCGAGGAGTAAAAATACCCTCATTGCAACAAGTAATTCTGTCTTATCCTCATACGGAATTTTTCCTTGATATTAAATCACCCGATGCTAATCCAAAGGTTATTGCTGCAATACTTGGAAAAATAATAAAAGAAACAGAATCCAGTGAAAGAGTAAGATTTTATTCTACCCAAACAGAATATCTGGATGCGTTACCCAAGGAGTTGAATAAATTTGAGACACGGAATTTGACCCGAAAAATTCTCGCCAATGCCGTTATGGCAAATGACTGTAAAATGCCTAAAAACCACAGCAAACAATTGAGTAGTCACTCAGATAAATATCATGCTTTCGAATTAAGGCGCGATGTGAAAGTCGTTGAGAAATTCACCCTCGGCAGAGGCACATCACGAGCGCAATTAGTTTGGAGCCCACAAGCCATGACCTGCTTTAAGCGGAACCACAGTACTAAAATACTGCTGATAGGTATAAATTCGAATGAAGACTACCAAATAGCTGAATATCTGGGAGCAGATTATGTGATGGTCGACTCCCCTGCCGCGGCAAGATATTGGCATTAA